From Amyelois transitella isolate CPQ chromosome 4, ilAmyTran1.1, whole genome shotgun sequence, one genomic window encodes:
- the LOC106138698 gene encoding 1-acyl-sn-glycerol-3-phosphate acyltransferase alpha → MWDTMIYVFIIILVTYVVKQLFSETPNFVKFKSKFLIFYIWASITAIVLMPFFVFNPKNVKNALFGSQIIKHVTKVIEVKWHLRNGKVLAEDHGAVVVSNHQSTIDILGMFNIWHVADKVAAIARKEVFYVWPFGLAAYLAGVVFIDRNNSKDAYKQLKITSEVMVKNKTKIWLFPEGTRNRNLTKLLPFKKGAFNIAVAAQVPIIPVVYSPYYFINREKYIFNKGHVIIQCLEPIPTEGLTMDDVPELINRVYNAMDTLYKELSKEVLSALPADYPLPTK, encoded by the exons atgtgGGATACAATGATTtacgtatttataattatattggtGACATACGTTGtgaaacaattattttcagaaaCGCCGAATTTCGTAAAGTTTAAGTCgaaatttcttattttctacATTTGGGCTTCAATTACAGCCATAGTTTTAATGccgttttttgtttttaatccGAAAAACGTTAAAAATGCACT atTTGGATCCCAAATAATAAAGCATGTTACTAAAGTAATTGAAGTAAAATGGCATTTGAGGAATGGAAAAGTTCTAGCTGAAGACCATGGAGCTGTGGTGGTGTCAAATCATCAGTCAACAATCGATATTTTAG GAATGTTCAACATATGGCATGTGGCAGACAAAGTTGCTGCCATAGCCCGGAAAGAAGTTTTCTATGTTTGGCCATTTGGGCTTGCAGCTTATCTGGCTGGAGTCGTGTTCATAGACAGGAACAATTCTAAAGATGCTTATAAGCAGCTTAAAATCACCTCAGAGGTGATGGTCAAAAACAAG acaaaaATCTGGTTGTTCCCTGAAGGGACAAGGAATAGAAATTTGACAAAACTATTGCCATTCAAAAAGGGGGCATTCAACATAGCTGTGGCAGCGCAGGTCCCCATCATCCCAGTTGTGTACTCGCCCTACTATTTCATCAATAGAGAGAAATATATCTTCAATAAag GTCATGTTATAATTCAGTGTCTGGAGCCAATACCGACTGAGGGCTTGACGATGGACGACGTTCCTGAGTTAATAAACCGGGTCTACAACGCTATGGACACCTTGTACAAAGAACTTTCCAAGGAGGTGTTGAGCGCACTCCCGGCTGACTACCCTCTACCCaccaaataa
- the LOC106138717 gene encoding uncharacterized protein LOC106138717 gives MWDTVFMFAFLCVLSFFFWKITQSEPNKIKFNFKFFIFYFITSVYAFFIWPVFLIRPKHPNNLLIGVWLPKQVTKLYGLTWNLRNGEILSEDRGAVIVSNHQSSLDILGLFNLWSTVKKMTAIAKKEIFYVWPFGLAAYLAGVVFIDRSNSKNAYKTLQVTSEIMVKNKIKIWLFPEGTRNKDYTKFLPFKKGAFIMAVNAQVPIIPVVFSPYYFINRKKHIFNKGQVTIQCIEPIPTKGLTLDDVPKLMETVYEKMAATYKELAKEVLSALPSDYPYTTIVVKPVINTMFSKIYKGLFFILAKIWLLLFITLVSVIDFIYKKTIFDEKNKRMTFFYNFFMEYFCILYGSLTVFFIFILRPGYEGNVSIVAPAAKYISKMLGVPVTIRNKEHLAIDSAAIATINHQSIFDLVVTLNFWDIPKKMIVLGKSELKYVPPYGPMGLLAGLPFVPRNNIQKAREQLKEIAKNLKERKVKMLVYPEGTRNYNRSEFLPFKKGAFHTAVTAQIPIIPLVVSPYYFLDSKKKIFGRGRVIIQCLEPVPTEGLTSADVPALTEKIRNLMFKTYQELSKEVLEAEANNTSLDLGLTQKLYS, from the exons ATGTGGGACACTGTGTTTATGTTCGCTTTTCTGTGTGTACTCTCTTTTTTCTTCTGGAAGATCACGCAGAGCGAACCCAACAAAATTAAGTTCAACTTCAAGTTCTTCATCTTCTACTTCATCACATCAGTGTATGCATTTTTCATTTGGCCTGTTTTCCTAATAAGGCCGAAACACCCGAAcaatttatt AATCGGCGTATGGCTACCGAAGCAAGTGACAAAACTATACGGTCTGACATGGAACCTTCGGAATGGAGAAATACTATCAGAAGACCGCGGAGCCGTGATAGTTTCCAATCATCAGTCTTCCCTAGATATCTTAG gtttgtttaatttatggagtacagttaaaaaaatgactGCTATtgcgaaaaaagaaatattctaCGTATGGCCCTTTGGATTGGCGGCATATTTAGCAGGCGTGGTCTTTATAGATAGGTCGAATTCTAAGAACGCATATAAAACACTACAGGTCACATCTGAAATTATGGTAAAAAATAAG ATAAAAATTTGGCTGTTCCCTGAAGGTACAAGGAATAAGGATTACACAAAATTCTTGCCGTTCAAAAAAGGAGCCTTTATAATGGCTGTCAACGCCCAAGTTCCTATCATCCCAGTCGTGTTCTCACCCTACTACTTCATTAACCGCAAAAAACacatatttaataaag GTCAAGTTACAATTCAATGCATAGAGCCAATCCCAACAAAAGGTTTAACTCTCGATGATGTACCCAAACTGATGGAAACGGTTTACGAGAAGATGGCGGCCACGTATAAAGAACTTGCTAAGGAAGTCCTCAGCGCGTTGCCATCCGATTACCCTTATACGACTATAG TTGTAAAACCTGTGATAAATACtatgttttcaaaaatatataagggattattttttatattagcaaAAATATGGCttcttttgtttataacattagtaagTGTTATAGattttatctacaaaaaaacaattttcgatgagaaaaataaaaggatgacctttttttacaatttttttatggaataTTTCTGTATACTGTATGGATCGcttacagtattttttatttttattttaaggccTGGATACGAAGGGAACGTCAG CATAGTTGCACCAGCAGCTAAATACATTTCCAAAATGCTGGGTGTTCCAGTTACCATACGAAATAAGGAACATTTGGCTATCGACTCTGCAGCTATTGCTACTATTAACCATCAATCTATTTTTGATCTAGTCG tcaCGCTCAATTTTTGGGATATTCCGAAAAAGATGATTGTTCTCGGTAAGAGCGAATTGAAATATGTGCCTCCTTATGGACCCATGGGACTTCTAGCTGGTCTGCCTTTCGTCCCCAGAAATAACATTCAGAAAGCCCGTGAACAACTAAAGGAAATAGCAAAGAACTTAAAGGAAAGAAAG gTAAAAATGTTGGTGTATCCGGAAGGGACAAGGAATTATAACCGATCAGAATTTTTGCCATTCAAAAAAGGGGCGTTTCATACAGCCGTTACAGCGCAAATTCCAATCATCCCACTCGTTGTTTCACCTTACTACTTCTTGGAtagcaaaaagaaaattttcggACGAG GTCGTGTAATAATACAATGTTTGGAACCAGTGCCAACGGAAGGTCTGACTTCAGCAGATGTACCAGCCCTGACTGAGAAAATCCGCAATTTAATGTTCAAAACCTATCAAGAACTCTCTAAAGAAGTTCTTGAGGCAGAAGCTAACAATACGTCTCTTGATTTAGGATTAACACAAAAGTTGTACTCGTAG